In one Mucilaginibacter ginsenosidivorax genomic region, the following are encoded:
- a CDS encoding SDR family NAD(P)-dependent oxidoreductase encodes MKKNNYNGALQQPIGSGFNVASTTTDVIKGINLTGKIAIVTGGSTGIGLETVKTLSKAGATVVVPARDVAKARENLKGIQNVEIEELDLIDPESIDAFAGKFSASGRPLYLLVNNAGIMFVPLRRDAKGNESQLVTNYLSLFRLTAGLWGALKMADGARVINVSSLGHHFAPFSFDDPNFEHRDYDTLQAYGQSKTAVNLFSLELDNRAKPFGVNVYSIHPGSIWGTELIREAPIEILQQFGFLDDKGNPVQEVIESLKNIPQGAATTIWAATSPLLNQIGGVYLEDVDIAQLAINPSIPNGVKPYSLDEAAAKKLWRLTEELTGVIFNVN; translated from the coding sequence ATGAAAAAGAATAATTATAACGGCGCGTTACAGCAACCAATTGGATCTGGGTTTAACGTAGCGTCGACTACAACTGATGTAATTAAGGGAATTAACCTTACAGGGAAAATTGCTATTGTTACCGGCGGCAGCACCGGCATTGGTTTAGAAACGGTTAAAACATTATCAAAAGCAGGGGCAACGGTGGTTGTACCAGCAAGAGACGTAGCAAAAGCAAGGGAAAACCTTAAAGGGATTCAAAACGTTGAAATAGAAGAATTGGATTTAATAGATCCCGAATCTATCGACGCTTTTGCCGGAAAATTTTCGGCTTCGGGTCGCCCGCTGTATTTGCTTGTTAACAACGCCGGAATCATGTTTGTGCCCTTGCGTCGTGATGCCAAAGGGAATGAATCGCAACTGGTCACGAATTATTTGTCATTGTTTCGGCTTACTGCCGGGTTATGGGGAGCGTTAAAAATGGCCGATGGCGCAAGGGTGATCAATGTATCATCCCTGGGCCATCATTTTGCACCTTTTAGTTTCGACGATCCGAATTTTGAACATCGTGATTACGATACCTTGCAAGCTTATGGACAATCAAAAACCGCGGTGAATTTGTTTTCGCTTGAATTAGACAATCGTGCTAAACCATTCGGCGTAAATGTATATTCGATACATCCTGGTAGTATCTGGGGAACAGAATTAATCCGGGAAGCCCCCATAGAAATACTGCAACAATTTGGCTTTTTGGATGATAAAGGAAATCCTGTGCAGGAAGTTATTGAATCGTTAAAAAACATTCCGCAAGGCGCGGCTACAACTATATGGGCTGCTACCAGCCCGCTATTAAACCAAATAGGTGGCGTATATCTTGAAGATGTTGATATTGCTCAGTTAGCTATCAATCCATCAATACCAAATGGCGTAAAACCGTATTCGCTGGATGAGGCTGCTGCCAAAAAGTTGTGGAGGTTGACTGAAGAGTTAACCGGCGTTATATTTAACGTTAATTAA
- a CDS encoding MBL fold metallo-hydrolase, translating into MKSSYLRGLMAVLLLTATAGCGLVRSMGKNPQGEELGRLKALSNYKNGSFENLAERSDSTIKRKFLFLHSRPKTIRPSHALPWVKTNLNTLAAPAPTIVWFGHSSLLIKTGQGNVLIDPIFSNHAGPVPGLITAFAGTMNYHAEDMPPIDVLIISHDHYDHLDYRTLKKLKDKIKMAVVPMGVGSDLVYWGFDPKKITELNWGQSVTLLGGLQVTATPAQHRSNRSYTQENKTLWASYVIQAGHYRLFYSGDSGYGPHFKKIGQQYGPFDLALMECGQYSPNWPWTHLLLGQTAQAAVDLQACLIQPIHWGKFVEANHPWNEPIEKLLPAAEKLGVEVNVPRIGEPYTLGDPLKTKIWWDFK; encoded by the coding sequence ATGAAAAGTAGTTATTTAAGGGGCTTGATGGCTGTATTGTTGCTCACAGCAACCGCTGGCTGTGGTTTGGTAAGGTCAATGGGGAAAAATCCGCAAGGAGAAGAACTTGGCCGGTTGAAGGCATTGTCTAATTACAAAAACGGCAGTTTCGAAAACCTGGCCGAACGTTCCGACTCCACTATCAAGCGTAAATTTCTTTTCCTGCACAGCCGCCCAAAAACCATCCGGCCTTCTCACGCATTGCCATGGGTTAAAACCAATTTGAATACACTGGCTGCTCCTGCACCAACTATTGTATGGTTTGGGCACTCCTCTCTGCTCATTAAAACCGGGCAGGGTAATGTACTTATTGATCCTATTTTTAGCAACCATGCAGGGCCGGTACCTGGATTAATTACGGCATTTGCCGGCACGATGAATTATCATGCTGAGGATATGCCCCCGATTGACGTGCTTATCATTTCCCATGATCACTATGACCACTTGGATTACCGTACTCTTAAAAAATTAAAAGATAAAATAAAAATGGCCGTAGTGCCAATGGGCGTCGGATCGGATTTAGTGTACTGGGGATTTGACCCAAAAAAGATCACCGAACTAAATTGGGGCCAATCTGTCACGCTACTTGGTGGCCTCCAGGTTACCGCTACCCCGGCGCAGCACCGCAGCAACCGCTCATACACGCAAGAAAATAAAACGCTTTGGGCATCATACGTGATACAGGCAGGCCATTACCGGTTGTTTTACAGCGGCGATAGCGGCTATGGGCCACATTTTAAAAAAATAGGCCAGCAGTACGGCCCCTTCGACCTGGCGCTGATGGAATGCGGGCAATACAGCCCCAACTGGCCGTGGACACATCTGCTGCTGGGGCAAACCGCCCAGGCGGCCGTTGACCTGCAGGCTTGTTTGATACAACCCATCCACTGGGGTAAATTTGTGGAAGCTAACCATCCCTGGAACGAACCTATTGAAAAACTGCTGCCAGCCGCCGAAAAACTGGGCGTTGAGGTAAATGTTCCGCGTATCGGCGAGCCTTATACGCTGGGCGATCCGCTCAAAACCAAAATATGGTGGGATTTTAAATAA
- a CDS encoding amidohydrolase yields the protein MDNLKITVFQGYLFWENTDKNLQNITLRLSGGIREKTDLIILPEMFSTGFTMNAAALAEPMEGKTMQWMHQTAKQHDCVVTGSIIIKENDHYYNRLIWMRTDGTYEYYDKRHLFALGKEHNTYTAGTKKIMVELNGWKICPMICYDLRFPVWLRNLANTPYDLLIVVANWPERRALHWRTLLPARAVENQAYVVGVNRVGHDGNEVYHSGDSTCIDPNGNVVYYKRDEDDVYTFSIIADEVQKARRALPFLKDADEFEINL from the coding sequence ATGGATAATCTTAAAATTACCGTTTTTCAAGGCTACCTTTTTTGGGAAAATACTGATAAAAATTTACAAAATATCACTTTACGCTTATCTGGCGGAATAAGGGAAAAAACAGACCTTATTATCCTGCCCGAAATGTTTAGCACCGGCTTTACCATGAATGCCGCAGCCCTTGCCGAACCGATGGAAGGCAAAACTATGCAGTGGATGCACCAAACTGCAAAACAGCACGACTGTGTGGTTACCGGCAGCATCATTATTAAAGAAAACGACCATTACTACAACCGCCTCATTTGGATGCGTACCGACGGCACTTATGAATATTATGATAAACGCCACCTGTTTGCTTTAGGCAAAGAACACAATACCTACACCGCCGGAACCAAAAAAATTATGGTAGAGCTGAACGGCTGGAAAATATGCCCCATGATTTGCTACGACCTGCGTTTCCCGGTATGGCTGCGCAACCTTGCCAATACCCCCTACGATTTGCTGATAGTTGTAGCCAACTGGCCCGAACGCCGCGCCCTGCACTGGCGTACCCTGCTACCCGCCCGCGCTGTTGAAAATCAGGCCTATGTAGTTGGTGTAAACCGGGTTGGCCATGATGGCAACGAAGTTTACCATTCAGGCGATTCAACCTGTATCGATCCAAATGGCAACGTAGTTTACTACAAGCGCGATGAGGACGATGTATATACCTTCTCCATCATCGCCGACGAGGTACAAAAAGCCCGCCGTGCTTTACCGTTTTTGAAAGATGCTGATGAATTTGAAATAAACCTTTAG
- a CDS encoding SDR family oxidoreductase, giving the protein MNKLKNKVAVITGGNSGIGFGIAEAFRNEGAVGTITGRNQETLDQCVKELGTGFTGIKGDVTKMEDLERVFKETFDRFGKIDTVVVNAGGVVDGMPLTTITEATEENYDRYMDLNLKSAYFTVQKALPYLNDGASIILIGSSAAHRAAPGMTIYGAAKAAMISLAKGLSLDLLERKIRVNTLSPGSIDTPVFGKIVPQEQLEQVKQIWIDITPVGRQGLPADIGNAAVFLASDDSSFIVGTEILSDGGLTNISLMK; this is encoded by the coding sequence ATGAACAAGTTAAAAAACAAAGTAGCCGTAATTACGGGCGGTAATAGTGGTATTGGATTCGGCATTGCCGAAGCATTCAGGAATGAAGGCGCGGTAGGCACAATCACAGGAAGAAACCAGGAAACACTTGACCAATGCGTTAAAGAACTTGGCACAGGTTTTACGGGCATCAAAGGCGATGTAACAAAGATGGAAGACCTGGAACGGGTTTTTAAAGAAACCTTTGATAGGTTTGGCAAAATTGATACGGTGGTGGTTAATGCGGGCGGTGTAGTTGATGGTATGCCATTGACTACTATAACCGAGGCAACGGAAGAAAATTATGATCGTTACATGGATTTGAATTTAAAAAGCGCCTATTTCACTGTACAAAAAGCGCTTCCTTATTTAAATGACGGCGCTTCCATCATCCTGATCGGATCAAGTGCTGCACACCGCGCAGCACCGGGAATGACTATCTACGGTGCTGCAAAGGCGGCCATGATATCTTTGGCCAAGGGATTGTCGCTCGACTTGTTAGAGCGGAAAATCAGGGTGAATACACTTTCGCCCGGCTCAATTGATACGCCGGTGTTTGGCAAAATAGTACCGCAGGAACAATTGGAGCAGGTGAAACAAATCTGGATAGATATTACACCTGTAGGCAGGCAGGGATTGCCGGCAGATATTGGAAACGCGGCGGTTTTCCTGGCCTCCGACGACTCTTCTTTTATCGTCGGTACCGAAATTCTTTCAGATGGTGGCCTTACCAACATTAGCCTGATGAAATAA
- a CDS encoding OmpA/MotB family protein, which translates to MKIYHLIPLVLVVATVTQSCVSSKKYKELEGNYTQLQNSTQDLSVKYQRSEQALAVSNSRITSLEEQLASERSNNNSLKDALNKCLAGNNQGGANIAKLVDEINASNKYIQYLVATKNKSDSLNMVLTNNLTRSLSREEAQGVDVQVLKGVVYISLSDNMLYKSGSYEISDKAGAALAKIAKIITDYSTYDVLIEGNTDNVPIKQTNIRNNWDLSTLRASSVVQALQNTYNVDPKRLTAGGRGEYNPIADNATPTGKSQNRRTQIIITPKLDQFMDLIGKAPDTTPVKQ; encoded by the coding sequence ATGAAAATTTACCATTTAATACCCTTGGTACTTGTTGTAGCAACGGTAACCCAAAGTTGCGTTAGCAGCAAAAAATACAAGGAACTGGAGGGCAATTACACCCAATTGCAAAATAGCACGCAGGATCTTAGTGTAAAATATCAAAGAAGCGAGCAGGCACTTGCCGTGTCAAACTCCAGGATTACCAGCCTTGAAGAACAGCTGGCGTCCGAGAGGTCAAATAATAACTCGTTAAAGGATGCATTAAATAAATGTTTGGCTGGCAATAACCAGGGTGGGGCAAACATTGCAAAACTGGTTGACGAGATTAATGCCTCCAATAAATACATTCAATACCTGGTAGCCACCAAAAACAAAAGCGACTCGCTTAACATGGTGTTAACCAATAATCTTACCCGCTCCCTAAGCAGGGAAGAAGCGCAGGGGGTTGATGTACAAGTGCTTAAAGGTGTTGTGTATATCTCCTTGTCTGATAATATGTTATATAAATCAGGCAGCTATGAAATTTCAGATAAAGCAGGAGCGGCTTTGGCTAAAATTGCCAAAATTATTACCGATTATTCAACCTACGATGTGCTTATTGAAGGTAATACCGATAATGTGCCTATTAAGCAAACCAACATTCGTAATAACTGGGATTTAAGTACACTGAGGGCTTCATCTGTAGTGCAGGCCCTGCAAAATACTTATAATGTGGACCCCAAACGTTTAACTGCAGGCGGCCGCGGCGAGTATAACCCGATTGCGGATAATGCAACGCCAACAGGTAAAAGTCAAAACAGGCGTACACAAATTATCATCACGCCAAAACTTGATCAGTTTATGGATTTGATAGGTAAAGCACCGGATACCACCCCGGTTAAACAATAA
- a CDS encoding winged helix-turn-helix transcriptional regulator translates to MECKPKFQTDRKKEMMAIHDAMDVLSGKWKIYIISSICHYNKRRFSDILNDVVGISNKMLSKELKELEINKLVKRTVLDTHPVTIQYELTEHGKTLQTIIHNLTDWGIAHRKEIIGEK, encoded by the coding sequence ATGGAGTGCAAACCAAAATTTCAAACAGACCGCAAAAAGGAGATGATGGCCATCCATGATGCAATGGATGTGCTGAGCGGGAAATGGAAGATTTATATTATTTCATCAATCTGCCATTACAATAAAAGAAGGTTTTCTGATATCTTAAACGATGTTGTGGGCATCTCTAACAAAATGCTGAGCAAAGAATTGAAAGAACTGGAAATTAACAAATTAGTTAAACGCACAGTTTTAGACACACACCCGGTAACCATTCAGTATGAACTTACCGAACACGGGAAAACTTTACAAACCATAATCCACAACCTGACAGATTGGGGAATAGCGCACCGGAAAGAAATTATTGGGGAAAAATAA
- a CDS encoding TolC family protein: protein MCKIKTLLFLLVVFFCCNTNRATAQTDTLKINFQDAEKQFLENNLALLAQKYNIEASKALIQQAKLWDNPVLSTDQNIWDGGSKKFFYHGNNSGQVFVQLSQVFATAGKRGKQVKVAEDDAKVQEAAFADLMRNLRYNLQLDFSQLATLNAQEKVYQNEISSAQNLVAAIQKSFDAGNTSMKDLIRLKALLFGLQNDMVENHRQVNDLQTELKTLLQTKETAFVYPLINDKPVETVTLDIPGLIEQAKTNRPDYLSNQYQLSSATHNLAYQKALAVPDVTIGAAYDQNSSYARNYYGLQIGLPLPFFNRNQGNIKSAKFNIQSQEATVKQNELQLKNDVVAAVNQYKLNQQLFSTQQLEFNEQYDKLFNSMLKSFQQRQISLIEFVDFFDTYKDTKLKILQQQYNLQKAIADLNFATGTTIIKS, encoded by the coding sequence ATGTGTAAAATAAAAACCCTGCTATTTTTATTAGTTGTATTTTTTTGCTGTAATACAAATCGGGCAACCGCCCAAACCGACACACTCAAAATTAACTTCCAGGATGCCGAAAAACAGTTTTTGGAAAACAACCTGGCCTTACTGGCGCAGAAGTATAATATTGAGGCTTCAAAAGCGCTGATACAGCAAGCCAAACTCTGGGACAACCCGGTACTAAGCACCGACCAAAACATCTGGGATGGCGGCAGCAAAAAATTCTTTTACCACGGCAATAACAGCGGCCAGGTTTTTGTGCAGCTAAGCCAGGTTTTTGCTACCGCGGGCAAACGCGGCAAACAGGTAAAAGTAGCCGAAGATGATGCCAAAGTTCAGGAAGCTGCCTTTGCCGATCTGATGCGCAACCTGCGTTACAACCTTCAGCTGGATTTCAGCCAGTTAGCTACATTGAACGCCCAGGAAAAAGTTTACCAGAACGAAATTAGTTCGGCCCAGAACCTGGTTGCGGCCATTCAAAAATCATTTGATGCCGGTAATACTTCAATGAAAGATCTGATCCGCCTGAAAGCATTACTTTTTGGCCTGCAGAATGATATGGTAGAAAATCATCGCCAGGTAAACGATTTGCAAACTGAGTTAAAAACCCTGCTGCAAACCAAGGAAACTGCCTTTGTATACCCGCTGATAAACGACAAACCTGTTGAAACGGTAACCCTCGATATCCCAGGTTTGATTGAGCAGGCCAAAACAAACAGGCCCGATTACCTGTCAAATCAATACCAGTTAAGTTCGGCCACACATAACCTGGCGTATCAAAAAGCTTTGGCCGTACCCGATGTTACTATCGGTGCCGCTTATGACCAAAACAGCAGTTATGCCCGCAACTACTATGGCCTGCAAATTGGCTTGCCCCTGCCCTTTTTTAACCGTAACCAGGGCAATATCAAGTCGGCCAAATTCAATATTCAAAGTCAGGAAGCAACTGTAAAGCAGAACGAACTTCAGCTTAAAAACGATGTTGTAGCGGCTGTAAATCAGTACAAATTAAACCAGCAACTGTTCTCGACCCAGCAACTGGAGTTTAATGAGCAATACGATAAACTGTTTAACAGCATGCTTAAAAGCTTCCAGCAAAGACAAATCAGCCTGATTGAATTTGTCGATTTTTTTGATACCTACAAAGACACCAAGCTAAAAATACTGCAACAGCAATACAACCTGCAAAAAGCCATTGCCGACCTGAACTTTGCAACCGGCACTACTATAATTAAATCGTAA
- a CDS encoding dihydrofolate reductase family protein, with product MRKIIVTTFMTLDGVMQAPGNPDEDPSGGFKYGGWSAPYGDEVSGKAMQKQMERADLLLGRKTFEIFAGYWPQHASYWPGINDVTKYVLSGTMQKSDWQNTEFLTSVADIEKLKNSDGTDLKVWGSSQLVHLLLKHDLVDELWLKIYPVLLGGGKKLFSNGITPAAFTLTESVVTPAGVIFANYKRAGEVKIGTIGA from the coding sequence ATGAGAAAAATTATCGTTACAACATTTATGACATTAGACGGCGTGATGCAGGCACCCGGCAACCCTGATGAAGATCCATCAGGTGGTTTTAAATATGGTGGCTGGTCGGCGCCTTATGGCGACGAAGTTTCGGGTAAGGCTATGCAAAAGCAGATGGAGCGGGCAGATCTTTTGCTTGGCCGAAAAACATTCGAAATTTTTGCCGGGTATTGGCCTCAACATGCCAGCTACTGGCCGGGCATTAATGACGTAACAAAATATGTTTTGTCGGGCACCATGCAAAAGTCCGATTGGCAAAATACAGAGTTCCTTACCAGTGTGGCTGATATCGAAAAACTCAAAAATTCGGACGGCACCGACCTTAAAGTATGGGGCAGCAGCCAGCTTGTTCATTTATTACTGAAGCATGATTTGGTTGATGAGCTTTGGCTCAAGATTTACCCCGTTCTGCTTGGCGGAGGAAAAAAGCTGTTTAGCAACGGCATAACGCCGGCTGCATTTACGTTAACAGAGAGCGTGGTTACGCCGGCCGGCGTAATTTTTGCCAATTACAAGCGCGCCGGAGAAGTTAAAATAGGTACTATCGGTGCTTAA
- a CDS encoding methionine aminotransferase, with translation MISVVSKLPQTGTTIFTVMSALANEVGAINLSQGFPDYNCSADLIGLVNKAMNDGHNQYAPMAGVMSLRERIAEKTEKLYGAVYNPETEITITAGGTQAIFTAISAVIHPNDEVIIFEPAFDCYAPAIKLMGGVVKSLPLEPPNYRIAWDMVKRLINHKTKMIILNSPQNPTATILHKEDIDELSALVKNQDILILSDEVYEHLIYDGQTHHSMARYPDLQQRSFIVASFGKPFHATGWKVGYCMAPAYLMQEFRKIHQFLVFAVNTPIQYAIAEHLKNEETYTGLPEFFQQKRDYFRQGLQQTRFELLPCYGSYFQSVRYSNITDEKDADFVLRLTKEFGVAAIPVSAFYSKGIDHHVLRFCFAKRQETLDKAVDRLLKV, from the coding sequence ATGATTTCTGTAGTTTCAAAATTACCCCAAACGGGCACTACCATATTTACGGTAATGTCGGCCCTGGCCAACGAGGTTGGTGCTATAAACTTGTCGCAGGGATTTCCCGATTACAATTGCTCGGCCGACCTGATCGGTCTGGTTAACAAGGCTATGAACGATGGCCATAACCAGTATGCGCCGATGGCCGGTGTAATGAGCCTAAGGGAGCGGATTGCCGAAAAAACCGAGAAGCTTTACGGCGCCGTTTACAACCCCGAAACCGAAATAACCATTACAGCCGGTGGCACGCAGGCTATATTTACAGCCATTAGCGCGGTTATACACCCTAACGACGAGGTTATTATTTTTGAGCCTGCGTTTGATTGCTATGCCCCAGCCATAAAGCTAATGGGCGGCGTGGTAAAATCATTACCGCTGGAGCCGCCAAACTACCGCATTGCCTGGGATATGGTAAAAAGGCTCATCAACCACAAAACCAAAATGATTATCCTTAATTCGCCGCAAAACCCTACTGCAACTATTTTGCACAAAGAGGATATTGACGAATTAAGCGCATTGGTTAAAAACCAGGATATTTTAATATTGAGCGACGAGGTTTACGAACACCTGATATATGACGGCCAAACGCACCACAGCATGGCGCGCTACCCCGATTTGCAGCAGCGCAGCTTTATAGTAGCATCCTTTGGCAAACCATTTCACGCTACCGGCTGGAAGGTAGGCTACTGTATGGCGCCGGCCTACCTGATGCAGGAATTCAGGAAAATTCACCAGTTTTTGGTATTCGCGGTTAACACACCGATACAATATGCCATTGCCGAGCATTTAAAAAATGAAGAAACTTATACGGGTTTACCGGAGTTTTTTCAGCAGAAAAGAGATTACTTTCGCCAGGGGCTGCAACAAACGCGTTTCGAGCTGTTGCCTTGCTACGGATCGTACTTTCAATCAGTACGTTACAGCAATATTACCGACGAAAAAGATGCCGATTTTGTACTGCGCCTTACTAAGGAGTTTGGGGTGGCGGCAATACCGGTGTCGGCCTTTTACAGCAAGGGGATTGATCATCACGTGTTAAGGTTTTGTTTCGCCAAAAGGCAAGAAACTTTAGATAAAGCCGTTGATAGGTTATTGAAGGTTTAA
- a CDS encoding Rpn family recombination-promoting nuclease/putative transposase, whose translation MPNNNPPVTGKYIDPLVDFAFKKIFGSELNKDLLTAFLNEVFRGRKHIVDLVYNKNEHPGDLKDEGSAMFDLLCTGDNGERFIIELQRAKQGYFKERALFYTSRLISDQAPKGKRNAWGYNIAEVYLIALLEDFTLEDSPPNSYLHDICLCNRDTGEIFYDKLGYTYIELGKFVKEDIDLDTDLDKWLYVLKNLSRMEKIPVYLRKPVFEKLFSIAEYTNLTKEEKTMYDSSLKYKWDNKNVIDYARQEGMEKGMEKGEYKKAMDIAREMKKDGLPLAQISKFTKLSVEEIEKL comes from the coding sequence ATGCCAAACAACAACCCACCTGTTACGGGTAAATACATTGACCCTTTAGTCGATTTCGCCTTTAAAAAAATATTCGGTAGTGAGCTTAATAAAGATTTACTGACCGCCTTTTTAAATGAAGTATTCAGGGGACGGAAGCATATTGTTGACCTGGTTTACAATAAAAACGAACACCCCGGCGATTTAAAAGACGAAGGCTCGGCTATGTTCGACTTACTTTGCACAGGTGATAACGGCGAACGTTTTATAATTGAGCTACAGCGGGCAAAACAAGGGTATTTTAAAGAAAGGGCCTTGTTTTATACTTCCCGCCTCATAAGCGACCAGGCGCCAAAAGGCAAACGAAACGCCTGGGGCTACAACATAGCCGAAGTATATTTAATAGCCCTGCTGGAAGATTTTACGTTGGAAGATAGCCCGCCAAATAGTTACCTGCATGATATTTGCCTGTGCAACAGGGATACCGGTGAAATTTTTTATGATAAACTGGGTTATACGTACATAGAATTAGGTAAATTTGTAAAAGAGGATATCGATTTAGACACCGACCTGGATAAGTGGCTCTATGTATTAAAAAACTTGAGCCGGATGGAAAAAATTCCGGTCTATCTTCGGAAGCCCGTATTTGAGAAATTGTTCAGTATTGCAGAATATACAAACCTGACAAAGGAGGAGAAAACAATGTACGATAGCAGCTTAAAATACAAATGGGATAATAAGAATGTGATTGATTATGCCCGGCAGGAAGGCATGGAAAAGGGTATGGAAAAAGGTGAGTATAAAAAGGCAATGGATATTGCACGCGAAATGAAAAAGGACGGTCTGCCGCTTGCCCAAATTTCAAAATTTACTAAACTTTCTGTTGAAGAAATAGAAAAGCTTTAA
- a CDS encoding SDR family NAD(P)-dependent oxidoreductase, with the protein MSKLKNKVAIVTGASKGIGASIAQYLAAEGAKVVVNYASSQEGADKVVQAITENGGMAIPVQGDVSKEADVIRLFDETKKAFGSLDILVNNAGIYHYAPIEQVTVESIQQHFNINVLGSLLAIREAVKLFGDRGGNIINISSGASNTPLATGSVYSATKAALDAVTIALSKEFSGKNIRINSILPGVVETEGSHSAGFIGSDFEAKLVANTPLGRTGQPEDIAKVAVFLASDNAAWITGEKIAVSGGIYGI; encoded by the coding sequence ATGAGTAAACTAAAAAACAAAGTAGCAATAGTTACCGGTGCATCAAAAGGGATAGGCGCATCAATAGCCCAATATCTTGCGGCAGAAGGTGCAAAAGTGGTTGTAAATTATGCTTCGAGCCAGGAAGGGGCAGATAAAGTTGTACAGGCCATAACCGAAAACGGGGGGATGGCTATCCCGGTGCAGGGTGATGTGTCTAAGGAGGCCGACGTGATCAGACTTTTTGACGAAACAAAAAAAGCCTTCGGTTCGCTGGATATTTTGGTAAACAATGCGGGCATTTATCATTATGCACCCATTGAACAGGTAACTGTAGAATCTATTCAGCAGCATTTTAATATTAATGTATTAGGATCTTTATTGGCTATCCGCGAAGCGGTAAAGCTATTTGGCGATAGGGGCGGCAACATCATTAACATTAGTTCGGGTGCAAGCAATACGCCGCTGGCCACCGGCTCGGTATATTCTGCAACCAAGGCAGCTTTAGATGCTGTTACCATTGCCTTGTCTAAAGAATTTAGCGGCAAAAATATTCGCATTAATTCTATTTTACCCGGTGTTGTCGAAACGGAAGGCTCGCATAGTGCGGGTTTTATCGGCAGCGATTTTGAAGCAAAATTGGTTGCTAACACCCCTCTTGGCCGTACCGGCCAGCCCGAAGACATTGCAAAAGTAGCTGTGTTTCTTGCTTCTGATAATGCGGCATGGATCACCGGAGAAAAGATTGCCGTTTCGGGCGGCATTTATGGTATTTAA